The Haloplanus salinarum genome includes a region encoding these proteins:
- the codB gene encoding cytosine permease, whose product MATEDESSAWRTFVFGDEDLPDPDYPIDHVPRDERKGLVSISAVLLGFVFFAGTLWSGAEVGAAMGFGPMLTATAVGYAILGVYVAALCGIAAKAGLTTVLLARYSFGRWGAKFADLLLGGTQVGWFGVTIPMVAIPTATFFGLDSPTFTLALIVIWGVLHLATAYFGYEGMEKLSLVAVPILVVVGLLSVFIAVGDAGGIGGLFGGGSGEMGFAAAVTIVVGTFISGGTQAPNWARFASSTRVGFWAGLVAFLLGNGFLFLSGAVGGAVYDVTPAGDLYEVLAAQGLAAIGLIALVLNIWTTNDNAAYAFGVAGSEAFEFDRKRPFVLAGGTVGILLALAGADSLLIPWLSTLGQYVPPLGGVIIADFLLCWRLRIPRMDDVEFAGVRWIAVLAYVVGILVAALTAGQVVPGVAAPQVLPGPGGAALNGLVAAFVVHTVAYYLLEGTGILDGHDVDSGAERL is encoded by the coding sequence ATGGCAACCGAAGACGAATCATCGGCGTGGCGTACGTTCGTGTTCGGGGACGAGGACCTCCCCGATCCGGACTACCCGATCGATCACGTTCCGCGGGACGAACGCAAAGGACTGGTGAGCATCTCGGCGGTGCTGCTCGGCTTCGTCTTCTTCGCCGGGACCCTCTGGTCGGGCGCCGAGGTGGGTGCGGCCATGGGCTTCGGCCCGATGCTCACCGCGACCGCCGTCGGCTACGCCATCCTCGGCGTCTACGTCGCGGCGCTGTGTGGCATCGCCGCCAAGGCGGGCCTGACGACCGTCCTCCTCGCCCGGTACAGCTTCGGCCGCTGGGGCGCGAAGTTCGCCGACCTCCTGCTCGGCGGGACGCAGGTCGGCTGGTTCGGCGTCACCATCCCCATGGTCGCCATCCCGACGGCGACCTTCTTCGGCCTCGACTCGCCGACGTTCACGCTCGCGCTCATCGTGATCTGGGGAGTCCTCCACCTCGCGACGGCGTACTTCGGCTACGAGGGGATGGAGAAACTCTCCCTGGTCGCCGTCCCCATCCTCGTGGTCGTCGGCCTGCTTTCGGTGTTCATCGCCGTCGGCGACGCCGGGGGGATCGGCGGCCTGTTCGGCGGCGGGAGCGGGGAGATGGGCTTTGCCGCCGCGGTCACAATCGTCGTCGGGACGTTCATCAGCGGCGGGACCCAGGCGCCCAACTGGGCGCGGTTCGCGTCCTCGACCCGCGTCGGCTTCTGGGCCGGCCTCGTCGCCTTCCTCCTCGGCAACGGCTTCCTCTTTCTCTCGGGCGCCGTCGGGGGTGCCGTCTACGACGTGACCCCCGCCGGCGACCTCTACGAGGTGCTCGCCGCCCAGGGGCTGGCCGCCATCGGCCTGATCGCGCTCGTGCTCAACATCTGGACCACGAACGACAACGCCGCCTACGCCTTCGGCGTCGCCGGGAGCGAGGCCTTCGAGTTCGACCGCAAGCGGCCGTTCGTGCTGGCGGGCGGGACGGTCGGCATCCTGCTCGCGCTGGCCGGCGCCGACAGCCTGCTCATCCCCTGGCTGTCGACGCTCGGACAGTACGTTCCGCCCCTCGGGGGGGTCATCATCGCCGACTTCCTCCTCTGTTGGCGACTGCGCATCCCCCGCATGGACGACGTCGAGTTCGCCGGGGTGCGCTGGATCGCGGTCCTCGCCTACGTCGTCGGCATCCTCGTCGCGGCCCTCACTGCGGGCCAGGTCGTCCCCGGCGTGGCCGCCCCGCAGGTGCTCCCCGGCCCCGGCGGCGCGGCGCTCAACGGTCTGGTCGCCGCCTTCGTCGTACACACCGTGGCCTACTACCTGCTCGAAGGGACCGGCATCCTCGACGGCCACGACGTCGACTCCGGAGCCGAGCGGCTCTAG